CCGACTTGGGCTGCACCGGTTCTGTCCAGATTGAATGCATGCATCCTTGGAGGCCAGCTGTTTGGAACCTCTGTGAGTGATTAGGACGCTTACGAGAGGGTCACGATAGGTAAGATTGACCTATCCTTTATGAAGCGCGGGCCAGTGTTCTATCTACGTCGGGTCCAAGGTCGGTATTCTGAGGGGGTACCGTCGGTGGCAACAATGGAATTATCGGTCATTCCATAGGGGTATAGGCAGAGATTTGGTTAGTATTGTTGGTTTCGGTGATGCCTGGCTTTGTTCTTAGATGGCTTTTGGGGAAAAGATGGTGTCGGTTGTTTGATTCGAGGCAAGGATCGAGCAAGACTTGTGCTAGAGAGACTTAGTCGACAGGGCGAATATTCCGCTCGGTATGGACTTGAATTTCTAGTTTAGTTACGGTTCCTAACGGTTTGCATTTTTTTCTTGGGAATAGTGCTAAAATCAGAGGGGATTGCTTGATAAAGCAGGAAAGTAGTGTTATATGTCGAACATATTATCATCTTCTCTGTATGCGGTAATTCATGGTCGACTGCATAGACGTTTATCATACATTGAGGGGATGTGCGTGTTTCTTGCATAGGACGAAAGCCCTAGTGGAACTCTGCGAGAAGTGTTCGAGTTGGCAATGTGTAAGGTAAAGGAAAGTGTCAACAGTTGAAGTGATAAGAGTCTGATAATTTATTATGTTTTGTTCTTTATAGTGGCTAAGCCAAGGAATGTTGTTTGTGAGTGGTTTTACGCACGTTCCAAAAGGATTGGCTAGCTGGTTATATATGGGTTGTGTTCTGAGAAAAGCGTCGGACTAGAAGATTGGTTATGATCTGAATGATGTTGGTAGTGTTTTATTTTGTAGTATAGATTGACAAGAATGATGTAAGTAATAGTGCCTTCGGGAAATATCAAGTCCTGAAGGCTGTTTTTGTTATACCTACGGGAGCTGCCAAGTCGTGTTCTTGTGGGATTTTTTTAGAGAGACGGTTAGTGTATGGAATACAAATATCAGTTGTTGCAGTCTACTGGGATTGTAATGTTCTTTACGATTATCAGTAAGGTCCTGGGTTTTGGCAGGGAAATGACAATTGCTGCTTACTTTGGGGCCACCGGTGACACAGATGCATATCTCGTTGCTTTATCGGTACCGGGTATACTTATCGCGGCTTTGGGAGCAGCGATAAGTACTGTACTGATTCCTATATTTACACAGGCCTATGCCAAAGATGCAGAACAGTTTCAGGATGTGTTTAATAACTTCTTGACGGTGCTGGTAATCGGGTTTTCCATGTTGTTTTGTATTGCACAACCGTTGGCTCCTTATTTGGTGAGGATTATGGCACCAGGGTTTAATCAAGAAATGTTGGGTAAAGCTACATATTTGACTAGGTTGATGTTACCCAGCATTATCTTTATGGGGCTTTCTTCCTTGTACAGTGCTGCATTGAATTCGATGCAAAACTTCGCAGTACCTTCAATGGTCGGTTTGCCGTACAATGTGATAATAATACTTTCATCAGTATTACTTGGAAAAACCTATGGTATTACGGCACTGGCTATTGGTACTGTTGCGGCAATTGTTAGTCAAGCTGTATTACAGGATATAGCTTTGCATAGACGGAAGGTGCGGTATAAGCCAAAACTCGATTGGGGAAGTCTAGAGCTAAAGATGGCAGCCCACCTTGTTTTACCTGTATTTTTGAGTAGTGCCGTATATCAAATAAATACCATAGTTGATAAACAAATGGCGTCCATGCTAACTGAAGGAAGTATCTCTGCACTAAGTTTTGCTAATAAGTTGACCATGCTTCCTTTCGGTTTGTTTGTAGGTAGTTTGCTGACTGTTTTATATCCAGGACTTGCTGAGACGGCGATGAAAGAGGACTGGGCGGGTTTTCGTGAACGTCTGATCTTGGGTGTTAAGAACATTGTCATTTGGGTCACACCGATGATGGTTGGGTTGATTGTACTTAGGGAACCAATCGTGCGTGTATTGTTCGAGCGAAAGGCTTTTGATGCGGCTGCCACACAAATGACCGCGTATGCAGTGATTTTTTATGCGGTTGGTTTACCATTCTTGTCCCTAAATAATCTACTCAAGAGAGGTTTTTGGTCTCTTCAGGATACCAAAACGCCTATGATTGTGGGTATAGTTACGGTATGTAGCAATATTGCACTGAATTTTGTATTCGTTCGGTTTATGGCCCATGGAGGTTTGGCTTTAGCGACTTCGTTATCTGTCTTGATAGGTACTATTGTGTTATTGGTTTGTATGTTTAAGAGAGTAAATACAATTGATATGGCCTCCACAATACCATTTGTGTTTAAGTGCACTCTAGCATCATTGTTGATGGGGTTGTTGTGTAATAATCTAATGACTCTGCTTGCCGGGAAGGTTGCTTTGCCTGAGGTTATACGGTTAGGTATTGTGGTTGTATTGGCTGGAGTGACTTATGTGTTTATGCTGATGATACTAAGGGTTAGGGAGGTTAGGCAACTATTTAACTTGAAGGTTGTTGAGAAGTTGTGGTTCACCTCCGTAAGTAATGACCAAAATGAGTAGCAAAAGGACATCGGGCAATACTAAGGAGTGCGCGCTTATTTGTGTAGACTCCTGTTAATAATGGAGGTAAAAGACAG
This genomic interval from Limnochordia bacterium contains the following:
- the murJ gene encoding murein biosynthesis integral membrane protein MurJ gives rise to the protein MEYKYQLLQSTGIVMFFTIISKVLGFGREMTIAAYFGATGDTDAYLVALSVPGILIAALGAAISTVLIPIFTQAYAKDAEQFQDVFNNFLTVLVIGFSMLFCIAQPLAPYLVRIMAPGFNQEMLGKATYLTRLMLPSIIFMGLSSLYSAALNSMQNFAVPSMVGLPYNVIIILSSVLLGKTYGITALAIGTVAAIVSQAVLQDIALHRRKVRYKPKLDWGSLELKMAAHLVLPVFLSSAVYQINTIVDKQMASMLTEGSISALSFANKLTMLPFGLFVGSLLTVLYPGLAETAMKEDWAGFRERLILGVKNIVIWVTPMMVGLIVLREPIVRVLFERKAFDAAATQMTAYAVIFYAVGLPFLSLNNLLKRGFWSLQDTKTPMIVGIVTVCSNIALNFVFVRFMAHGGLALATSLSVLIGTIVLLVCMFKRVNTIDMASTIPFVFKCTLASLLMGLLCNNLMTLLAGKVALPEVIRLGIVVVLAGVTYVFMLMILRVREVRQLFNLKVVEKLWFTSVSNDQNE